One segment of Geomonas ferrireducens DNA contains the following:
- a CDS encoding DUF3160 domain-containing protein — MAFRGETARRPPALENGTPAAKVFIDVFPVTFHPVKRQEIAVADGEVLFPRVSPDGSRVVFELRRGGKGMLAVADLASGVISVLEVGLDDVADPAWNADGSQVVFAGTRQGGSEIYLYHLNAKKLVQVTRDPARKKSWPRCSPYRFDKQYRIAYTSDERGRKDIWWVRESGEYDQPITVSPQRKAQFLKDPYWQKESSFESAPAPITAGGEYPEWSPSGNLLLYRTGANTAAMLAYTYYDWWHPATIKVPASSGMLSWAPNQCGFLEYDPARHTAAVMPRQSPKRKPVLAGRVLSSPPSFFPDGQGFVAAVGGVGGKSVLAVEPYNDPLGDVENLWMFTFPHKDRDKLARNQLIFQETGNDQIYTLYDSEAYGAGTRDEFGDHDRPYFVTSDAVLETFYASFSTLYANAERTVLAKALTEFCSAGAAVSRQKKSAPDVEALFGVGLALLKPETLKGASPTVREEVQRIEAAKGWAPSLFGEQLGYDNFFIRGKYERDKELKGFFRALKWFQSFTFDLQKEPGRSHAASILAVARDPKVYPALQKMFSLYGSILGESRYRSPLNLKEIGQGPLPEFKSDLPWLKGRDLFRLLPPVYTLDAFIFDELITHEERPETVGTRENPRMLPRGLDIMAVLGAAEAREILVKELKEGRYANYERYVDRVSALVKGFPRSAWDASLYQNWLDLMASLTRETGQAPAFTKTAAWRRKQLNTALGSWVNLRYETIAMVEQVAAEAGEGGYETLEVGRPRGYVEPNPEFFRTLDRAFARLAKEFEKSVPDAELRQELGKRFSEHRTHLQSLETIARKELKGEALSDADYDEILSIGRTVEHFMQVIASASGTDGEPLSNPEPIRKIVDVQKDDLHGVRLYEALGHAAEMDVVVPYFGRRQIAKGSVYSYYEFTAEESLNSEKWRKMKQPRPAWIRDYYGSTTVAPMKTLDANGR; from the coding sequence ATGGCCTTCCGCGGTGAAACGGCACGCCGTCCGCCCGCCTTGGAGAACGGCACTCCGGCGGCTAAGGTCTTTATCGACGTCTTTCCTGTGACGTTCCACCCAGTGAAGCGCCAGGAAATAGCAGTTGCCGATGGCGAAGTGTTGTTCCCTCGCGTTTCCCCCGACGGTTCACGCGTGGTGTTTGAATTGAGGCGTGGCGGCAAAGGAATGCTGGCGGTGGCCGATCTTGCTTCCGGGGTGATTTCAGTCCTGGAAGTGGGGCTCGATGATGTTGCTGACCCGGCCTGGAACGCCGACGGCTCCCAGGTGGTTTTCGCGGGTACGCGGCAGGGGGGCTCGGAAATCTACCTCTACCACCTGAACGCTAAGAAGCTGGTCCAGGTGACCCGCGACCCGGCCCGGAAAAAATCGTGGCCGCGCTGCTCTCCATACCGTTTCGATAAACAGTACCGTATTGCCTATACCTCGGATGAGAGGGGGCGCAAGGACATCTGGTGGGTTCGGGAGTCTGGCGAATACGATCAGCCGATAACGGTGTCGCCACAACGAAAGGCCCAGTTCCTGAAAGATCCTTATTGGCAAAAGGAGTCTTCTTTTGAAAGCGCTCCTGCTCCCATCACTGCTGGGGGAGAGTACCCGGAGTGGTCTCCCAGCGGCAACCTGCTCCTCTACCGGACCGGCGCGAACACCGCCGCAATGCTGGCTTATACCTACTACGACTGGTGGCACCCTGCGACAATCAAGGTCCCTGCGTCGTCAGGCATGCTCTCCTGGGCCCCGAACCAGTGCGGCTTCCTTGAGTACGACCCCGCACGGCACACGGCTGCAGTCATGCCGCGCCAATCACCCAAACGAAAACCTGTACTTGCCGGGAGAGTCCTGTCTTCCCCCCCGAGCTTCTTTCCCGACGGACAAGGCTTTGTCGCCGCTGTCGGCGGTGTAGGCGGGAAATCCGTCCTTGCCGTCGAGCCGTACAACGATCCGTTGGGAGACGTGGAAAATCTCTGGATGTTCACCTTTCCTCACAAAGACCGGGACAAACTGGCACGCAACCAGCTCATCTTCCAGGAGACCGGAAACGACCAGATTTACACGCTCTACGATTCCGAGGCGTACGGGGCCGGGACCCGGGATGAATTCGGTGATCATGACCGCCCCTACTTCGTCACGAGCGACGCGGTGCTCGAAACGTTCTACGCCTCCTTCTCAACCCTGTACGCCAACGCCGAGCGGACAGTGCTGGCGAAGGCACTGACAGAGTTTTGTTCAGCGGGCGCGGCTGTCAGCCGGCAGAAGAAATCAGCGCCGGACGTGGAGGCGCTGTTCGGCGTCGGGCTGGCGCTTTTAAAGCCCGAGACGCTCAAAGGCGCTTCGCCGACGGTGCGTGAAGAGGTTCAGCGTATCGAAGCGGCGAAGGGCTGGGCACCCTCGCTGTTCGGTGAGCAGTTAGGCTATGACAACTTTTTCATCCGCGGCAAATACGAACGGGACAAGGAACTGAAGGGATTTTTCCGAGCCCTAAAGTGGTTCCAGTCCTTCACGTTCGACCTGCAGAAGGAGCCGGGCCGTTCACACGCTGCCTCCATTCTCGCGGTTGCCCGCGATCCCAAGGTCTATCCTGCGCTGCAAAAGATGTTCTCCCTGTACGGCAGCATACTCGGGGAATCCCGGTACCGCAGCCCGCTCAATCTGAAGGAGATTGGTCAGGGCCCTCTCCCTGAATTCAAAAGCGACCTCCCCTGGCTCAAAGGACGGGACCTGTTCCGCCTGCTGCCGCCAGTCTACACGCTGGACGCGTTCATCTTCGACGAGCTGATCACCCACGAGGAGCGGCCCGAGACGGTCGGTACGCGGGAGAACCCACGCATGCTTCCGCGGGGGCTGGACATCATGGCGGTCCTGGGCGCCGCCGAGGCGCGGGAAATCCTTGTAAAAGAACTTAAAGAGGGACGCTATGCGAATTACGAACGGTACGTGGACCGGGTCTCGGCCCTGGTAAAGGGTTTCCCCCGGAGTGCCTGGGATGCAAGCCTCTATCAGAACTGGCTCGATCTGATGGCAAGTCTCACCCGGGAAACGGGACAGGCTCCAGCCTTCACGAAAACGGCAGCGTGGCGGAGGAAGCAACTGAACACGGCTTTGGGGAGCTGGGTTAACCTGCGCTACGAGACGATCGCCATGGTGGAACAGGTGGCAGCAGAAGCCGGCGAGGGCGGATATGAAACGCTCGAGGTGGGGCGGCCGAGAGGATACGTGGAGCCAAATCCGGAGTTTTTCCGGACCTTGGACAGGGCCTTCGCGCGGTTGGCCAAAGAGTTCGAGAAGTCGGTCCCCGATGCGGAACTGCGGCAGGAACTCGGCAAGCGCTTTTCGGAACATCGTACTCACCTGCAATCGCTGGAGACGATCGCGCGCAAGGAGCTGAAGGGGGAGGCGCTGAGCGATGCAGACTACGACGAAATCCTCTCCATCGGCAGGACCGTCGAGCATTTCATGCAGGTCATTGCCAGCGCAAGCGGCACCGACGGCGAACCGCTCTCCAATCCGGAGCCGATCCGAAAGATCGTTGATGTTCAGAAGGATGATCTGCACGGAGTACGGTTGTACGAGGCGCTTGGTCATGCGGCAGAGATGGACGTGGTAGTGCCTTACTTCGGGCGCAGGCAGATCGCCAAGGGCTCTGTTTATTCGTACTACGAGTTCACCGCCGAGGAGAGCCTGAACAGCGAGAAATGGCGGAAGATGAAGCAGCCCCGCCCGGCCTGGATCAGGGATTATTACGGCAGTACTACCGTCGCCCCGATGAAGACCCTCGATGCTAACGGCAGATAG
- a CDS encoding C40 family peptidase — MAINPLQTQALPASPRDVRVQKKNASVTTDFQSLLHSMSAPEEAKSVSPQTAAELLRIRMMQSTLALSCDRPDTASQGQRAIASLLQGLDQTPARQMRSTASLETAEAQEWAASMPSPSTTRGAEADGISQTASEFLGTPYLFGGEGPSGIDCSSFVQQVFQAHHINLPRTAREQIAVGSDVAPGDLQKGDLVFFQTYASYPSHVGIYLGDGKMIHASSGRGEVTVSDMNSDYYSSRYLGAKRVI; from the coding sequence ATGGCAATAAACCCGCTGCAGACACAAGCCTTGCCCGCATCGCCGCGCGATGTCCGCGTACAGAAGAAGAATGCCTCCGTCACTACGGACTTCCAATCCCTGCTACATTCGATGAGCGCCCCTGAAGAGGCGAAGTCGGTATCGCCACAGACCGCGGCGGAACTGCTCCGTATCCGGATGATGCAAAGTACCCTCGCCCTGTCCTGTGATCGCCCAGACACTGCCTCTCAGGGACAACGGGCCATCGCCAGCCTCCTGCAGGGACTCGACCAGACACCCGCCAGGCAGATGCGGAGCACCGCGTCGCTGGAGACGGCGGAAGCGCAGGAGTGGGCGGCGTCGATGCCGTCTCCTTCCACGACACGGGGCGCCGAGGCCGATGGCATCAGCCAGACCGCCTCGGAATTCCTCGGCACGCCTTACCTTTTCGGCGGGGAAGGGCCGAGCGGCATCGACTGCTCGAGCTTCGTCCAGCAAGTCTTCCAGGCCCATCACATCAACCTCCCCAGGACGGCGCGCGAACAGATCGCCGTAGGCAGCGATGTCGCCCCGGGCGATCTCCAAAAGGGGGACTTGGTCTTTTTTCAGACCTACGCCTCCTATCCGTCCCACGTCGGCATCTACCTTGGCGACGGCAAGATGATCCACGCATCATCCGGGAGGGGAGAAGTCACCGTCTCCGACATGAACAGCGATTACTACAGCTCCCGGTACCTGGGGGCGAAACGCGTCATCTGA
- a CDS encoding NADPH-dependent FMN reductase, whose amino-acid sequence MGSLRRDSINRKLANALVKLGPAEFSFKFLEIGDLPLYNQDDDDKQAQSVVQLKSEVKGCSGLIFVTPEYNRSMPGVLKNALDNASRPYGTSAWTGKPVGILGASIGQIGSAMAQQHLRNTLAYLDAPTMGQPEVFIQVKDGFFDGDGNISSPDTVKFLQGWMDRYVQWVKRHAE is encoded by the coding sequence GTGGGGAGTCTACGTCGGGATTCCATTAACAGAAAGCTTGCCAATGCACTGGTAAAGCTGGGCCCTGCCGAGTTCTCTTTCAAGTTTTTGGAAATAGGTGACCTGCCGCTCTACAACCAGGATGACGATGACAAACAGGCCCAATCGGTGGTCCAACTCAAGAGCGAAGTAAAAGGATGCTCCGGTCTCATCTTCGTGACTCCCGAATACAACCGCTCCATGCCGGGTGTACTTAAAAACGCGCTAGACAACGCCTCACGCCCCTACGGGACGAGTGCCTGGACCGGCAAACCGGTCGGTATTCTCGGGGCATCCATCGGACAAATCGGTTCCGCGATGGCACAGCAGCACCTGCGCAATACGCTTGCCTACCTCGATGCACCGACCATGGGGCAGCCTGAGGTGTTCATCCAGGTGAAGGATGGCTTCTTCGACGGGGACGGGAACATCTCGAGCCCCGACACGGTGAAGTTCCTGCAGGGGTGGATGGACCGCTACGTCCAGTGGGTGAAGCGGCACGCGGAATAA
- a CDS encoding GSU3473 family protein → MGITVIFENGEEKNVPSYMLDYLIRERKIVAFLRSSGWVEIGRDPIRKSQQPLTRSGERWSDFLFKRNQQS, encoded by the coding sequence ATGGGAATTACGGTGATTTTTGAAAACGGCGAAGAGAAGAATGTCCCTTCTTATATGCTGGACTACCTGATCAGGGAGAGGAAGATCGTCGCCTTTTTGAGGTCTTCGGGGTGGGTCGAAATCGGGCGTGACCCGATCAGAAAATCGCAGCAACCCCTTACCAGATCCGGAGAGCGGTGGAGCGACTTCCTGTTCAAGAGAAATCAGCAGTCCTAG
- a CDS encoding coiled-coil domain-containing protein, with translation MLALDSTIGCIEVAESEVLDLFRSAPVTRSSSPGSRPESMEAHLCAIRKKTLVKVYLTFVVNDRKIFVYTAPGKGTSEAEYSRDLDEALECARAMGFSPERVDMSYSPAMREVVVRNSKILRLPGTKGAAALKHGQAGAPTLPIAQKAQVTEGPSSTTAPTQLLSPSIPAPPAPRQGASEPDSPSKAETGKAHQALLAERDALTAQLRQLSLQHQQDAEELSAAREACAVLTAEKETFLGQARQAEEELRVKEAQTARALDEAGGLAARLDELTRQHANTEQEHEAMVENLAQARQDLAQLAEERDAALESERKAGELQRETAAKLEEAQRGLERLRREREEASQRLTAVTQEKEQQEQELAELRRRLSETQAAQDAAQNRGARLEEQQATAESEPDDLHGEIRRVGEERDDALRRAAASDEKLGTAEAELADLHHELADLRGELADLRRELEQVRAERDQAVPPAAAPQPEKSPAEDWPYRPHLESSKAQQKDDGSRQSPLPLPPNPAFGEIAPFEEFDVPQQKHDWSAAPPPSGALTDADAASPPPGQEEPFFVPLGDLAGGGFNFGADDGAPILFMLESGLSAIEVQNTEDVLELHHSINNAYLSPEGTGGQESCQGYICGLRKGEKKEVFAAIYGTQSKLTRVYLPEEQPQDDDSYARTVRGAICFAEEVGLMMEPVPLEGPKKMERLKRCPALRLVGSA, from the coding sequence ATGCTGGCACTGGATAGCACCATCGGCTGTATCGAAGTCGCGGAATCCGAGGTTCTCGACCTCTTTCGCTCCGCACCCGTCACTAGAAGTTCCTCGCCCGGTTCGCGCCCCGAATCGATGGAGGCGCACCTGTGCGCCATCAGAAAGAAGACGCTGGTAAAGGTCTATCTCACCTTTGTCGTCAACGACCGCAAGATCTTCGTCTATACCGCTCCCGGCAAGGGAACAAGTGAAGCCGAGTACTCCCGTGACCTGGACGAGGCACTGGAGTGTGCCCGGGCCATGGGGTTCTCGCCCGAGCGCGTAGACATGAGCTACAGTCCCGCCATGCGCGAGGTAGTTGTGCGCAACTCGAAGATCCTGCGCCTCCCGGGGACAAAGGGGGCCGCCGCGTTAAAGCATGGCCAGGCCGGAGCGCCCACCCTCCCAATCGCTCAGAAGGCGCAGGTAACGGAGGGCCCGTCGTCCACGACCGCCCCCACCCAGCTCCTTTCTCCTTCCATCCCGGCTCCACCGGCACCCCGTCAGGGAGCATCCGAGCCGGACAGCCCGTCGAAGGCCGAAACCGGCAAGGCGCACCAGGCCCTTCTGGCAGAGCGCGACGCCCTGACCGCCCAGTTGCGACAGCTCTCCCTTCAACACCAGCAAGACGCGGAAGAATTGTCCGCGGCAAGGGAGGCATGTGCCGTCCTTACCGCGGAGAAGGAGACATTCCTCGGGCAAGCGAGGCAGGCAGAGGAGGAGCTTCGGGTAAAGGAAGCCCAGACAGCCCGCGCGCTTGACGAGGCGGGCGGGCTGGCGGCACGGCTCGATGAGCTCACGCGGCAGCACGCCAACACGGAACAGGAGCACGAGGCCATGGTGGAGAACCTGGCCCAGGCAAGACAGGATCTTGCACAACTTGCCGAAGAGCGTGATGCGGCACTCGAGTCGGAACGAAAAGCAGGGGAACTGCAGCGTGAGACCGCCGCGAAGCTCGAAGAGGCGCAGCGGGGGCTAGAACGGCTGAGGCGGGAGCGGGAGGAGGCTTCGCAGCGGTTGACCGCGGTGACGCAGGAGAAGGAGCAACAGGAGCAGGAGCTTGCCGAACTGCGCCGTCGCCTTTCCGAAACGCAAGCGGCGCAGGATGCCGCACAAAACCGCGGCGCCCGGCTGGAGGAGCAGCAAGCGACCGCCGAGAGCGAACCGGACGATCTGCACGGAGAAATCCGGCGGGTCGGCGAAGAAAGGGACGACGCCCTACGACGCGCCGCAGCGTCGGACGAGAAACTCGGCACCGCCGAAGCCGAACTGGCCGATCTTCACCACGAACTAGCCGATCTGCGCGGCGAATTGGCCGATCTGCGCCGCGAACTCGAGCAGGTCCGGGCCGAACGCGATCAGGCCGTTCCACCGGCGGCGGCACCGCAGCCAGAGAAAAGTCCCGCCGAAGACTGGCCTTACCGGCCGCACCTCGAGTCCTCCAAGGCGCAGCAAAAGGACGACGGGTCGCGGCAGTCTCCTCTCCCCCTCCCCCCGAACCCGGCCTTTGGCGAAATAGCGCCCTTCGAGGAATTCGATGTCCCACAGCAGAAACATGACTGGTCCGCAGCGCCTCCCCCAAGCGGCGCCTTGACCGACGCCGATGCCGCATCCCCGCCGCCCGGTCAGGAGGAGCCTTTCTTCGTCCCCTTGGGGGACCTTGCAGGGGGTGGGTTCAACTTCGGGGCGGACGACGGAGCGCCAATTCTATTCATGCTGGAAAGCGGCCTCTCGGCCATTGAGGTGCAAAATACAGAGGACGTGCTGGAACTGCACCACTCGATCAACAACGCCTATCTGTCACCGGAAGGAACCGGAGGTCAGGAAAGCTGCCAGGGATATATCTGCGGTTTGCGCAAAGGGGAGAAGAAAGAGGTCTTCGCTGCGATCTACGGAACACAGAGCAAGCTGACCAGGGTCTACCTCCCTGAAGAGCAGCCGCAAGACGACGATTCCTATGCGAGAACGGTGAGGGGGGCTATCTGTTTTGCCGAAGAAGTCGGCTTGATGATGGAACCGGTACCGCTTGAGGGCCCGAAGAAGATGGAGCGTCTCAAGCGATGCCCGGCACTGCGTTTGGTAGGATCTGCCTGA
- a CDS encoding putative signal transducing protein, with translation MAGRLVTIAQYRDLPEAGLAKSKLEAAGILCFLDNEYTVGANWLYSNALGGVKLNVPEENAEEAKAIIEENIEYIEPEESEGLLSDSACPACGATDIETKNYTRKFAAISLLISLPMFLFRNRYCCKSCGHRWK, from the coding sequence ATGGCTGGTAGACTTGTAACAATTGCCCAGTATCGAGATCTGCCGGAAGCAGGGCTAGCCAAGTCTAAACTTGAGGCGGCAGGAATCCTTTGCTTTCTCGACAACGAGTACACTGTCGGCGCCAACTGGCTATACTCAAACGCACTGGGTGGAGTTAAGCTGAATGTGCCGGAAGAAAATGCAGAAGAAGCAAAAGCAATCATTGAGGAAAACATAGAATACATTGAGCCGGAGGAATCAGAAGGACTGCTTTCCGACTCGGCATGTCCGGCTTGCGGCGCGACAGATATAGAAACAAAGAATTATACGAGAAAATTTGCAGCGATCTCCCTTCTTATTTCACTGCCGATGTTTCTATTCCGGAACAGATATTGCTGCAAGAGTTGTGGTCATCGATGGAAATGA
- a CDS encoding low affinity iron permease family protein: MPLKDTFHTFARSSAEALGSPYAFAIAIAILLVWAGMGPIFGFSDTWQLIINTATTIVTFLMVFLIQNTQNRDARALHLKLDELLKAQKGARNSLVDLEDLSDHELDRLQAEFERIRKKKSPEK, translated from the coding sequence ATGCCACTGAAAGATACCTTTCATACCTTTGCCCGTTCGTCGGCAGAGGCGCTCGGCTCGCCCTATGCGTTCGCGATTGCTATCGCGATTTTACTAGTATGGGCGGGCATGGGGCCAATCTTCGGGTTTTCAGATACATGGCAACTGATCATCAATACAGCCACTACCATCGTCACGTTTCTCATGGTGTTTCTTATCCAAAACACACAGAACCGTGACGCACGGGCTCTTCATCTCAAGCTCGATGAGCTTCTCAAAGCACAGAAAGGCGCAAGGAACTCGCTTGTAGACCTGGAGGATTTGTCCGACCATGAATTAGACCGTCTCCAGGCCGAATTTGAACGGATAAGAAAGAAAAAGTCCCCTGAGAAATAA
- a CDS encoding OmcA/MtrC family decaheme c-type cytochrome, giving the protein MQRNVLGKFSSFLIASTAAAALFLGGCEGDRGPKGEPGAPGGAFTNLSTATTDQLANITFDQDTSTVDSVTIQSPPVVTFTLKTTSGQAVEGIGSRDTSGRLNNLGFSLAKLIPASNGTPSHWVNYIVTTVPTGGAAVAASRPTSDREGKLEYLGNGKYRYTFARDIKLIQGQVNAMTFTGNNRRNDLGDLTYDPSKTHRLVVAYGGNIPGTSPAVAYKNAINLVYDFVPATGTRVTSSTSNAAQRNIVLTKYCNECHGNPGDPNNLNERGWGLGITTPHADRVDTRYCAICHTSQRAYGRAISTATSGAFTGNTYVTADVSTADPSTDEAQILGEFVTMVHKIHMGSNLTLTGYSYAGVHFNEVAYPQSAALCRKCHRADTAKEQAVTPQGNNWRTMPSRKACGACHDNVHFSTGTITEGTTTITHPVQLNDASCNACHTPTAITESHAQAIVTPLNPEAPAGLTSFTYDLASATVDASNNLAIKFRILNQATNTPITLATPAAGLTAALPGFTGGPSFLLAYAMPQLETGTAIPADYNNLGKVAAQPDAISIATLLNTNNAATGSITGPDGSGYYTATINAASAFPAGAKMRAVAMQSYFTQTGFDSSIAGRHTRAVIVPVSGDAVRRTVVDPDKCRNCHEFFEAHGGQRVYQTQVCVTCHNPNLTTSGRTISNTKLSGFNFTPVQLSILTTWDPAFNKTTAGYALTFPEFSNNFKDLIHGIHAGATRTDPIRDVRNGPSAGITLIAGEEITFPNMLGNCEACHISQQSYTPDVVSALAPRALPSTQVTQSAASAETPTTTTITAARATVPNPEDLVVAPITAACVSCHDTPLAKAHMVANGGRLGLAETGPSYTDMGVARVTLPSLAEQCVLCHGQGKVADVITMHAANRPAVVSVAPTTTTTSATKALIKKMLNW; this is encoded by the coding sequence ATGCAACGCAACGTTTTAGGGAAATTCTCGTCTTTTTTGATTGCCTCAACCGCTGCAGCCGCACTTTTCCTGGGCGGCTGCGAAGGGGACAGGGGTCCCAAAGGGGAGCCCGGTGCACCCGGCGGCGCCTTTACTAACCTGAGCACCGCCACCACTGATCAACTGGCAAACATCACCTTTGACCAGGACACAAGCACGGTCGACAGCGTCACCATCCAAAGCCCACCCGTAGTCACCTTCACCTTGAAAACGACCAGCGGCCAGGCCGTCGAAGGGATCGGGAGCAGGGATACCTCGGGGCGGCTCAACAACCTCGGTTTCTCGCTCGCAAAACTGATACCCGCCTCCAACGGCACGCCTTCGCACTGGGTGAACTATATCGTGACCACCGTCCCCACAGGCGGAGCCGCCGTAGCCGCCTCCAGGCCGACGTCGGACCGTGAAGGGAAGCTCGAATATCTGGGCAACGGCAAGTACCGCTACACCTTCGCCCGCGACATAAAGCTGATCCAAGGCCAGGTTAACGCCATGACCTTCACCGGCAACAACCGCAGAAACGACCTGGGCGATCTCACCTACGATCCCAGCAAGACGCACCGCCTCGTGGTCGCCTACGGCGGGAACATCCCCGGTACTAGTCCGGCCGTGGCGTACAAAAACGCCATCAACCTCGTCTACGACTTCGTTCCGGCCACCGGGACCCGCGTGACCTCGTCGACCTCAAACGCGGCGCAGCGCAACATCGTGCTCACCAAGTACTGCAACGAGTGCCACGGCAACCCGGGCGACCCGAATAACCTCAACGAGCGGGGGTGGGGCTTAGGTATCACCACGCCTCACGCCGACCGGGTCGACACACGCTACTGCGCGATCTGCCATACGAGCCAGCGCGCCTATGGAAGGGCGATCTCGACCGCGACAAGCGGCGCTTTCACCGGCAACACCTACGTGACCGCCGACGTGAGCACTGCCGACCCGTCGACGGACGAGGCCCAGATCCTGGGCGAGTTCGTGACCATGGTCCACAAGATCCACATGGGCAGCAACCTCACCCTGACCGGCTACAGCTATGCAGGGGTCCACTTCAATGAGGTAGCCTACCCGCAGAGCGCAGCACTTTGCCGCAAGTGCCACCGTGCCGACACGGCGAAGGAGCAGGCGGTGACGCCGCAGGGCAACAACTGGCGCACCATGCCGAGCAGAAAAGCCTGCGGTGCCTGCCATGACAACGTCCACTTCTCCACCGGCACCATTACTGAAGGCACCACCACCATCACACATCCGGTGCAGTTGAACGATGCGAGCTGCAACGCCTGCCACACCCCGACCGCGATCACCGAATCGCACGCGCAGGCCATCGTGACTCCGCTCAACCCCGAAGCGCCGGCAGGGCTCACCAGCTTCACCTACGATCTGGCCAGCGCCACCGTCGATGCGAGCAACAACCTCGCCATCAAGTTCCGCATCCTCAACCAGGCGACCAACACGCCGATCACCCTGGCGACCCCGGCGGCAGGACTCACCGCGGCACTTCCGGGCTTCACCGGCGGCCCGAGCTTCCTTCTGGCTTACGCCATGCCGCAGCTCGAGACCGGCACTGCGATCCCGGCTGACTACAACAACCTTGGGAAGGTCGCGGCGCAGCCGGATGCGATATCCATCGCCACCCTGCTCAATACGAACAACGCCGCGACAGGCAGCATCACCGGTCCGGACGGCAGCGGCTACTACACCGCGACCATCAACGCCGCCTCCGCCTTCCCGGCCGGTGCCAAGATGCGCGCCGTAGCGATGCAAAGCTACTTCACCCAGACCGGGTTCGACAGCTCGATCGCCGGGCGCCACACGCGGGCGGTGATCGTTCCCGTCTCCGGCGACGCCGTACGCCGCACCGTAGTCGATCCGGACAAGTGCAGGAACTGCCACGAGTTCTTCGAAGCCCACGGCGGGCAGCGCGTCTACCAGACCCAGGTCTGCGTGACCTGCCACAACCCGAACCTGACCACCTCTGGGCGCACCATCAGCAATACCAAGCTCTCCGGCTTCAACTTCACGCCGGTTCAGCTCAGCATCCTGACGACCTGGGATCCGGCCTTCAACAAAACGACCGCCGGGTACGCCCTCACCTTCCCCGAGTTCTCGAACAACTTCAAGGACCTGATCCACGGCATCCACGCCGGTGCAACCCGCACCGACCCGATCCGCGACGTGCGCAACGGCCCGAGCGCCGGCATCACGCTCATCGCCGGTGAGGAGATCACCTTCCCGAACATGCTGGGCAACTGCGAGGCCTGCCATATCAGCCAGCAGAGCTACACCCCGGATGTGGTGAGCGCACTGGCGCCGAGAGCTCTCCCCTCGACCCAGGTCACCCAAAGTGCAGCTTCGGCGGAAACACCGACCACCACCACGATCACGGCAGCGCGTGCCACGGTCCCGAACCCGGAGGACCTGGTGGTGGCGCCGATCACCGCCGCCTGCGTGAGCTGCCACGACACCCCGCTCGCCAAGGCCCACATGGTGGCGAATGGCGGCCGCCTGGGCCTAGCCGAGACCGGTCCGTCCTACACCGACATGGGTGTCGCACGTGTAACACTGCCGTCGCTCGCCGAGCAGTGCGTGCTCTGTCACGGCCAAGGGAAGGTCGCCGACGTCATCACCATGCACGCGGCGAACCGCCCGGCGGTGGTTTCCGTTGCCCCCACGACCACAACCACGAGTGCGACCAAAGCTCTCATCAAGAAGATGTTGAACTGGTAA